A stretch of DNA from Sylvia atricapilla isolate bSylAtr1 chromosome 3, bSylAtr1.pri, whole genome shotgun sequence:
CCGAGCCCGGGCGCTTACGGCTGACGGCATCCTTGAAGTAGGTGCGCTCGGAGGTGTCGTAGGTGAACTGGATCCGGCTGAGCCTCCAGGACGCCTCCGGTCCCCGGGACGTGTTGTGCCCCTCCTGCCGAGACAGGGCCGGTCAGGACCCGCGGAGCCGCCTCGCCCCCGCCCCAGGTCCCAGCGTGCGGGGAGCCCGTACCTTCAGGAAGGAGAGTTTGAGGGTGTACGCTTGGTCcagccaggagagctccagCTCCGACTCGTTGGTGCCGCACTTGCCCTTCATCTCGGCGCCCCGCGACAGCGGGATATCGGCTTGCTCCGTGATCAGCTGCAAGAGGGGAGCGGGGCTCAGCGGAGCGacccccgagccccccgggCCCCCCGCTGCCCTGGCTGAAAATCCTCGGAGGAGATGAAGGACTTTCCGAAAGTACCGGCAGACACGTACGTTGTGTGTCCCCTGGCCCCCCGgtcctgctggagccctggaccccccgggccgcccccggcccccaCTCACGTCCACATAATTGCTGGCCCAGACGTCGTAGGGGACGATGAACTTGGCGGCGAATTCGGCCATGAGACACGTCGTCCGGTTTTCCCGCACCACGAAGATGTCCTTCTCGGGGTTAGGGGAGAGCCCGGAGAGGTTTTCAACTTCTTGCTCGGCGGCCAGGCGAGCCGCGGCGTCTGCGGGCACAGCGGGGCTG
This window harbors:
- the LAMP5 gene encoding lysosome-associated membrane glycoprotein 5 — encoded protein: MAGGRLPGLFFILHAAARLAAEQEVENLSGLSPNPEKDIFVVRENRTTCLMAEFAAKFIVPYDVWASNYVDLITEQADIPLSRGAEMKGKCGTNESELELSWLDQAYTLKLSFLKEGHNTSRGPEASWRLSRIQFTYDTSERTYFKDAVSPGKHTASSHRLSALVTPAGRSYECQAQQTISLVSSDHQKSVQLLLSEVRIQPFDIPADFVFGEEHKCPVDQREQLEETLPLILGLILGLVIVITLGIYHIHHKLTASQVQIPRDRSQYKHMG